GAGGAGGCGGGGCACACAGAGGCCCCGCCCCATATGCTAAAGAGTACAAACCGCCCCGCCCCGATGCGAGACCGGTCCAACGCTGCGGGGATCCAAAGGCCGGCGGCGCCCGGCAACACCagcggaggccgaggcggggcgTGGCCGGGCGCCGGGACCGGGTCGCTGGGCTGGAGGCACAGCCCGGCGGAGGTCAACGGGCCGCCCGGGCGTCCCGGCCGCGTCTCCCCCACGGTACGAAGTGGTACAGCCCGCAGGGGCGGGGCCCAGGTCATGTGACGCGGACGCGGCCGCCATTTTGTTCTGCGGTGCTGGTATTTAGAGCGCAGCGGCTGACGGGCCGGATCGCCTTCGCCGCCGCCCGCCTGCTCGCTTTAGCTCCCGGCCCGTCCTCGCCCCCGCCTTCGCCACCGCCTCGGCCCGCAGAGCTTGCCCTCTCCCCACCTGCAGATATGTCCGAGTCCAAGAGCGGCCCTGAGTATGCTTCGTTTTTCGCCGTCATGGGCGCCTCGGCCGCCATGGTCTTCAGCGGTGAGCGCCGCGGCGGGAGGGACCCTGGGGCGGGGGCGCGCGCGTTGCTCATGCCCGCAGCTCTCCGGGGTCCGGTGTGTGACGTCACTCTGACGTAATGCCAAGCGGTCGGGGGCGTCCGGGCCTCGCGGGGCAGCGGGCGGGGGTCGGCGCCCCGAGGGCTGCGAGGAGCCGCCGGGGGTCCAGGCCGGCGGCCCTGCCAGCCGGGTCGTGAGGGTGCGGGGGTGGGGCGGCGGCGCCGCTGCCATCTTAGCCCCGGGAGCGGCGAgagggaggctagggtgggagcgCGAGGGGGGCGGCGCACGGGCCGATTCTGCGGGCAGGTGACATCACACCTCGAAGGCCCCAGTGCGCGGGCGGCGGCGCGGGTCGGGCCTAGGAGCGCCCCGGAGAAGGGTGCCTGAAGCTTTCCGGCCGGTGGGGAGCCCATGTCCCCCATGGGAGGTCCACAGCCCTTGCCCTTGTGGCGGCCGGTCCCCGGGGTCAGGTGGGTCTCACCCACAGGCAGGTACTTCCGGTTGGAGCTGGTTACGGTTGCCCGATACTCGTGTCGCTGTGTGTGCTGTTTGGGAAAGCTGGGCTGAGGGCTTGGTTCGGAGAGCCCGCGGAGACCCAGGGGTGGGAGTGTGTGGAAGTGGAGGGAGCTGGGAGACAGTGTCGGCGCTGGCGGGGCTGTGTAGCTTGCAGAGGGTCTATGCTCTGAGGTGGGTGAGAGGGTGGCATGGATGTCCGAGTTTACAGGATCGAGTAGTGGTTGCCCTCAGGACTGAGGCTTCTAGTTCTGGTCCTAATGAATGGAGGGATGAATGAAtgaccttcttttccttccctgggGCCTGAAGTTGGGAGGGGCTTCCCTGGGCTTGGAGAAGGGGCCTTCTAGGGTTCTTGATGGCACCCTGCTTTTGAAATTGGGCGTTGACAGGTTCTGGGCGTCCAATTTAGTGATAGTTGGTCTCCTTGGGAGAATGGCATTTGGTCTAGGGCTAGGCCCAGGAATGTGGGTCCCACGAGTTAAGTTCTGACCCAGTCTCAGCCTCCGTGGACTGGCCTGTCCTGGTCTGGTCTCCGCCTCCGTGGTTAGGTCTGGTTTTAGCTTTGATgaccctgccctgccccaccctgcctgGTGGCCTGGGGAGGCTCCTAGTGCAGGTATGTGGAGGGTTTGAACTCCAAACAGTCTCTGCTGACTGTAAACACCTGCGGGGTGGGGGCTTGGGGCTCTCTGCTTTTTGGAGGcctccctctgcctgggcctGTCTGCCATTCGCGAGTGAGCCCTGCCCTTCCCATCATGTGCGAGTAAGGGGTCATTTGTGGTGGAAGAAGTGGTCTAGACTTATCCTTCCTTCTAGGCACCGCCTACTCTTTCCACACACTCAAGGCTTTTCGCAACAGGCTTCTGAGCCTTTCCCCAGAGCCGCCTCTGTTCTTTGCCCCCAGAGATTCCATTTTGCCTGGCCACCTGTGGGATACTGCTTGTGgctgtcattcattcatccaaccaaTCTtgattgagtgcttactatgtgccaggtacttggAGGATAGCAGTGAACAATATGGGATCCCCGCCCATGTGGAACTTAAATTCTAGCTGTTGCTGCTTGCTCTTGAAGCCCTGAGTTTGTCCACCGAGCCTTTTTTCTGAGCCCACCTTCTTGCCTCCCTCTCCATCAAGACCTACACAGGCCTTCGGAGAGCCTGATTATCCCTGGCTCTTCAGGATAAACGTGGCTTACTGTGGCTCTCCAGGAGCTGATATCTGACTTCACTTGGCCAATTCAATCacatgtttttttccccccccttctcaagacagggtcttgctctgtttcccaggctgcagtgcagtggtgtgatctcggctcactacagcctcaacttcccaggctcaagcaatcctcctgcctcagcctcctgaataactgggactacaggcacagaccaccatgcccagctaattttttttagagacagggtctcgccatgtggctcaggctggtctcaagctccttgttgcctcaaatgatccaccccctctgcctcccaaagtgctgggattatagacatgagccaccatgactggcccaacttctgacttcatttctgccttctaaACATGCTTTTCTCCAGGACCTGGCTTCACCTGCTGTGCTGTCCTAAACAAGCCCCCTGCCTTCCAGTGGCATCTGCTGTTGCCACCACGCCAGCCTCCAACTCTGTCCCCAGCTCGTGGCCCTTGGCCTGCCTGGCACTGACGGATTGGTCTTAAATCGAATGAGGTCCACAGGCCTCTTGCAGGCCCCCATcccagcttccttttttttttcgtCATGACTAATGTCCTGTTGATTTTCTTCATTGTGTCCCCCAAGAAATTGCCATTTGCtccttttctgtatttcctaTGACTTACTCCCTGCTGGCAGGCGCCCTTGATTTTGTGCTTGTGTTTCTGGAACTGTTTTCTAGCCCCCCATTCTTTCTGTGGACGCTGAGCCTGGTGCTTCTCACAGGTCTGCCTTCTGCAGTCTGGTCAGGCTTGGCCTCCGGACTGGAGTCCAGGGTGCTCACGGTACAATGCTTTTGGTggctgtctctctcttccctgtgCTCCTCTTGGTGCCTCCTCCCACTGCCAGCCACATGATTCTTCCTGCTGCCCTCTGTAGGGAAGGGTCTGGCTTGCTTCCTGCCTCTGGTGGACACTGGCCTCACAGGGTCCACTACCTGGCTTGCTGAGTTCCCTTTATTCAGTCTCCTGCCCACATGTCCGCTGTGCTCTAGTGTCTTGTGCATACATGATGCAGTCGGATGTGGTCCTGGGCCTGCAGCGGGAGCCCCTAAAATGCACTGTAATTGGTCTGTATGCTCGCCAGGGAAAAAATGCACTGTAACCAGGAGTTGAGGTCAGGCGTTGGGACAGGCCCTGGGCCCCAGTCTTCAGGTGCACTGGGTGTTGGCGTGGCATGTCTGGGCACCTCCAAGGTGGCATGGAGGAGGCAGTGTGGCTCCCTGGCCCAGgtcccagcctcctccctctcGCCAGTCACTCCCTGGATACCCAGCACCATCGTCTTGGTGTCTCCATGGTTGCTGTCCAGAGCCCCTGTATTACTGCCTTGTTTTCCTGTGACTCCTCTCTCCCCGCCAACTTGGGACACTTGTCTATGAAGCCCTTCCCCAGCATCCCATTTTCCACTCTTCTGGATCGTTTCTCTGTGCCTGGAGGTCACCATGCCTGTGTCCTCACTTCTGCTCAGTGCTGGAGCACAGAATAGGCAACTTTTGTGGcccaaatatatcaataaaatatgaagaaaattggTGGGGGTAGTCCTGGTCCCTTCCACTTCTGTTCTATATAGTCTTCTGCAGGTCAGgctgttgttggttttttgttgttgttgttgttgtgttgtgtgtgtgtgtgtgtgtgtaagagattcagtcttgtttgagacggagtctgcgcccaggctggagggcagtggtgtgatcttggctcactgcaacctccactcccagattcaagtgattctcctccctcagtctcccgagtaactgggatgacaggtgtgctctactcctctggctaatttttgtatttttagtagagacggggtttcaccatgttacccaggcaaatcttgaactcctgacctcaggtgatctgctcaccttggcctcctaaagtgctgggattacaggtgtgaaccactgctcctggtcaAGTCAGGCTGGTTATTGATCTCCCCTAAATGACCATGGCATGAGTGTCGTGGGCAGAGAGGGGGCAGGGAGTTGCCAGTGCAGTCCACTCAAGCAGCTCAGTAGGCCCCTGTGGTGGCCCTGGAGGGCAGCTGGTAGAAGTCAGAAAGACAAATGAGCCCCCGTGACTCTGCTGTGTCCACAGAATTCTCCACTTTGAGAAAAGGGCCCAGGAGAGGGGAACTGAAAAGAAAGGCAACATTCTtttgggagaggaaggagggacagCTCTGGAGGAGACAGGCGCCACCCTGGAGCCCGACCCACCAGCACTGTTGCGGTGGGAGACTCGGGCCCTTTGGCCAGGCTCCTGTGTGCTGAGAGCCCCCCGTGTGCAGGGGAGACCCCTGTGGGAGGTCAGCTGAGGCCTCGTGGTTAGACTGGTGATGATTCCCGTAGTTGTCTCTGCCCCCATCCTCTTCTTGGCTCACCCTGTCTCCTGTCTGGTTATTTAGAGAAGATTCTCCAATCTGTCGAGGGTCCAGGCCTGCTGTGTGACTGAGGGTGCTCAGAGCTGCCCTTTCTGGGAGAACGATTGACCCTCCTGCGGGAATATTTGGGGCTGGGAGCATTGGGGAGCTTAGGCTGGGCAGTGAGTCAAGggagctctggcctgggtgacaagagtggcCAGGTCACCTGCTTCTGACCCTCAGGTCACACCCTGCAGCAGTGGCTTTGCCATCCCCAAGACCTTTGGTGACTTTTCAGCGTGTTATCCTGGGCAGTAGCCCTAAGGGTCAACTGATCCTGACCCCACATGTGGgctgctgaggctgcagtgaggcccCTGGGGTGACAGGTGGTTTCACCGCAGAGCCAGGAGCCCCAGATGGGCAACGCTGGCACAAGGGCTGCTGCTGGAGGAAGAGCTGGACTCTGAGGGTGGGGGCCTCATgtagaggaaggaaggagtggcCATCCTGGGTTCCTTTTGCCTGCCTGTGACTCTTCCTCCTGGGTCCTCTTGCCCTGGGCTGGGTGCCTGCTTGAGCTCCCCCTCTGCATGTGATAACTTGGGGGTGGCCCTTACAGCTGTGCCAAAGCTACACCTTGGGGTCCTAGCCCCAGCTGGCCTGCGTACTGCTGTGGGCTCACCCCACCTTCCTCCCACAGCCCTGGGCGCTGCCTATGGCACAGCCAAGAGCGGCACCGGCATTGCGGCCATGTCTGTCATGCGGCCAGAGCTGATCATGAAGTCCATCATCCCAGTGGTCATGGCTGGCATCATCGCCATCTACGGCCTGGTGGTGGCAGTCCTCATCGCCAACTCCCTGAATGACGACATCAGCCTCTACAGGTGAGCGCTGGGGTCAGGCCCCATAGGGCTGGAGGGCTGCAGGGCCGCAGGGAGGGGAGCGGTTTCCCCGTGGGTGATGACCCGgacctctttctccctctgtctccccccGGTCAGCAGGCTGCTGATGTCAGTCCTTTCTTCTTGCCCCCAGGAGCTTCCTCCAGCTGGGCGCCGGCCTGAGCGTGGGCCTGAGCGGCCTGGCAGCCGGCTTTGCCATCGGCATCGTGGGGGATGCTGGCGTGCGGGGCACTGCCCAGCAGCCCCGACTATTCGTGGGCATGATCCTGATTCTCATCTTCGCTGAGGTGCTCGGCCTCTACGGTCTCATCGTCGCCCTCATCCTCTCCACAAAGTAGACCCTCTCTGAGCCCACCAGCCACAGAATATTATGTAAAGACCACCCCTCCTCATTCCAGAACGAACAGCCTGACACATACGCACCGGGCCGCCGCCCCTAGTAGTTGGTCTTGTACATGCGCAGCGTCCTAGTGCCCATCGTCTGTTTTCCTGGCCTTGCCCCCACCTGCCCCATGCCGTGGACATCTGGGCCCACTCATCGCCCCTCCAGGCCCCTGGCGCCCCACCCCCTAGAGTGCTCTGTGTATGCGGATGATTTAGAGTTGTCATTTCTCTTTACTGGATGTTTATTTATAAAGATCTGGCCTGTTCCCGCGTCTGCGGAGCGGCCCTCGTCTCCCAGCTATCTATAACCTTAGCTAGAGTGTCGCCTTGTGGGTTCCTGTTGCTGAGACTTCCTGGATGGAGCCGCCCTCACCGCCGGGCTGTGGCCCTGCGCGGAGCTGTGTCCAATAAAGTTTTTGGATGTGACGCGCCTGTGTCTGCTCAGCTTGTTGGGCGCGTGGGCGGGGGTAGGCGGGCCGGCGCCGGGCGCCGCCGGTCACGTGGGACGGCCCAATCACGTGGGTGCGGCGGTCACGTGGCGCGCCGCTTCAGTCAGCTGAGGGTCACGTGGGCGCGGCCGCGCTCTGAACCGGGGTTAGTCACCGGGCGCGGGATTTGGCCGCTGCGGGGCTCGGGCGCCGCTCGCTCCCGACAGGGCTCACGATGCGCGGCGGGCAGGGCGCGGCGGAAGCTCGGGTGCTCCAGTTCACTAACTGCCGGATTCTGCGCGGAGGGAAGCTGCTCAGGTGGGCGCGGGCTGGGGTCTGTGGGGCCGGGGACCGGGCAGGGTGAAGGGTGCGGGGACGGGGACGGGCGGGGTGCAGGGGACGGGACCGAGGTCAGGCCCGCGATGCGAGCACCCTCCCGCTCCGTCCGCAGGGAGGATCTGTGGGTGCGCGGAGGCCGCATCCTGGACCCGGAGAAGCTGTTCTTTGAGGAGCGGCGCGTGGCCGACGAGCGGCGGGACTGCGGGGGCCGCATCTTGGCGCCCGGTTTCATCGACGTGCAGATTAACGGTGCGGCTCGGGGCCGGCAGGGGTACCCAGGGGAAGAGGTCTGAGCTCCATGCGACACCTCCTTTTCTGTGGCCGCAGGTGGATTTGGTGTTGACTTCTCCCAAGCCACGGAGGACGTAGGTTCGGGGGTTGCCCTGGTGGCCCGGAGGATCCTGTCGCACGGCGTCACCTCCTTCTGCCCCACCCTGGTCACTTCCCCACCGGAGGTTTATCACAAGGTGAGGTGAGGCTTCTTGGCTGAGGCGAAGGGGGCTCCGGGAGCAGCCAGCGCCCTCATTTTCAAACTCACGCCCCACCCCCAGCACGTGCTCCATGGTACTGAGTCTGGCCCCCCTTGCTGACCCGACTTGGGCCAGGGTCCCGCCTCTGTGCTGCTTTATCAGTTGTCGCTCTGCCTGGCCTCCCTAGACCCTCTGTCCTCCGCAGCTGTCTCCACACTGCTGGCTCAGCACCCTCTGAGCCATAGGCCAGCCCCACCCTCTGCACTGCACCCTGGCTGCCTCCAGGCTTCAGAAACCACCCCCTTAACCAAGGTCGCGGGGGACTGTGATTGGCACAGCGATAGTCCCTGGTCAGGCTCTTCCTCCCTAACCTGTCTGATGTGTGACTCGGTGGAACACGCCTTCCAGAAGACACTCCCCTGTACTGCTTGCCCCACGCTTCCACTTTCCTTCCTGTCTGGAAAAAATTTGGTGGTTTTTggtctttctttattttaatttttacttaggTTCTCCAGGATTAACTCTTTGCTGTGTGTTACTATTCAAGGCTGTAcctatattgttttatactgaACTATTTGAGAGTAGGTTGTATCCAACATGcctgttgttttttggtttgtttagtttttgttatttttaagagacggggtgtctctctgtggcccaggctggagtaaagtggcgtgGTCGTAGCCctttgcagcctcaacctcttctGCTCAAGAGAtgctcttgcttcagcctcttgagtaggtaggactataggtgtgtgctaccatgcccagccaattttaacgttttttgtagagatagagtctcactgtgttgcccaagctggttctgaactcctgggcttaagagatccttcTGTCTTAGtcccccagagtagctggcactaagggcttgtgccactacacctgactaatttaaGAAGttttttgggctgggcatggtggctcacgcctgt
The genomic region above belongs to Chlorocebus sabaeus isolate Y175 chromosome 5, mChlSab1.0.hap1, whole genome shotgun sequence and contains:
- the ATP6V0C gene encoding V-type proton ATPase 16 kDa proteolipid subunit c; this encodes MSESKSGPEYASFFAVMGASAAMVFSALGAAYGTAKSGTGIAAMSVMRPELIMKSIIPVVMAGIIAIYGLVVAVLIANSLNDDISLYRSFLQLGAGLSVGLSGLAAGFAIGIVGDAGVRGTAQQPRLFVGMILILIFAEVLGLYGLIVALILSTK